In one window of Musa acuminata AAA Group cultivar baxijiao chromosome BXJ3-2, Cavendish_Baxijiao_AAA, whole genome shotgun sequence DNA:
- the LOC103976693 gene encoding cyclin-D4-1 gives MGLSYKYASSILLCPEDSSSILGFDDGEGEEQDLHGEAQRRDLCQSPDKKSGFCGGILMDFTLQSEDCVVELVERESQHRPQGDYAERLLRGQLDMVARSDAIDRIQKVHAHHNFGPLTAYLSINYLDRFLSSYELPFQQDKAWITQLLSVACLSLAAKVEETEVPLSLELQVGGADHVFEARTIHRMELLVLGTLKWRMQALTPFSFIGYFLYKFSDGNLPDSSLTSSSVDLILGTVREIDFLEYRPSEIAAAVALSVLKDTRILDLDQALARCIHVNKERVLKCHRVIQEMTSMKNRTNRNTSPSISAVPKSPIGVLDAACLSDESDDVAVESHGNCLLHSSPAAKKRKLNRPSTS, from the exons ATGGGCCTCAGCTACAAGTATGCTTCCTCCATCCTCCTCTGTCCAGAGGATAGCAGCAGCATCCTGGGATTCGATGATGGGGAGGGGGAGGAGCAGGACTTGCATGGAGAAGCCCAAAGGCGTGACCTTTGCCAATCTCCCGACAAAAAGAGTGGCTTTTGTGGGGGCATTTTGATGGACTTCACCTTGCAGTCGGAGGACTGTGTTGTCGAGCTGGTCGAGAGGGAGTCCCAGCATCGCCCACAGGGTGACTACGCCGAGAGGTTGCTGAGGGGGCAATTAGACATGGTTGCCAGGAGTGATGCCATTGACAGGATCCAAAAG GTTCATGCACATCACAATTTTGGACCTCTCACTGCTTATCTCTCTATAAATTACCTGGATCGATTTCTCTCCTCTTACGAACTCCCG TTTCAGCAAGATAAGGCTTGGATAACGCAGTTGCTATCAGTGGCCTGCTTATCTCTTGCTGCCAAGGTGGAGGAAACCGAGGTCCCTTTATCTCTGGAATTACAG GTAGGTGGTGCAGACCATGTATTTGAAGCCAGGACTATACACAGAATGGAGCTTCTAGTTCTTGGCACCCTCAAGTGGAGGATGCAAGCCCTGACACCTTTCTCGTTCATCGGTTATTTTCTGTATAAATTTAGTGATGGAAATTTGCCAGATAGCTCGTTAACTTCTTCTTCTGTGGACCTCATTTTGGGCACTGTTAGAG AGATTGATTTCCTCGAGTACAGGCCTTCTGAGATTGCTGCAGCAGTGGCACTGTCAGTCTTGAAGGATACCCGAATTCTGGATCTTGACCAGGCTTTAGCTCGCTGCATCCATGTAAATAAG GAAAGGGTCTTGAAGTGTCATCGAGTGATTCAAGAGATGACATCGATGAAGAACAGGACAAACAGGAACACCAGTCCATCGATATCTGCTGTGCCAAAGAGCCCGATTGGGGTACTGGATGCTGCATGCCTGAGTGATGAGAGTGATGATGTAGCAGTTGAATCACATGGAAACTGTCTTCTTCACTCCTCTCCAGCTGCCAAAAAGAGGAAACTGAACAGACCATCAACTTCATGA
- the LOC135631002 gene encoding transcription factor bHLH96-like, translating to MEDDKGAVQECDPSCSSAQNLHGGVGEAMEAAGRRKRRCGRSIKNREEVESQRMAHIAVERNRRRQMNEYLAVLRSLMPSFYVQRGDQASIVAGAINYVKELEQLLRSMEVEKRLKRRTDAAGVASAFAGFFSFPQYSSFFSGGGGGNGNDDNSGKRHGISHSGAFYRNTGEIENQTATANIEVTMLESHANLKLLSRRRPRQLLRLVAGLQSLRLVPLHLNVTSVDRIVMYSFSLKVEDDCRCTSADEIAEAIHRMLIRIEEEANL from the exons ATGGAGGATGACAAAGGGGCGGTGCAAGAATGTGATCCCTCGTGCTCCTCGGCGCAGAACCTCCATGGAGGAGTGGGGGAGGCCATGGAGGCGGCGGGGCGGAGGAAGAGGCGTTGCGGGAGGAGCATCAAGAACAGAGAGGAGGTGGAGAGCCAAAGGATGGCCCACATTGCCGTGGAGCGCAACCGCCGGAGGCAAATGAACGAGTACCTGGCTGTCCTCCGCTCTCTCATGCCTTCTTTCTACGTCCAAAGG GGTGATCAAGCTTCGATTGTCGCTGGCGCAATCAATTATGTCAAAGAACTGGAGCAGCTCCTTCGTTCGATGGAGGTGGAGAAACGGCTCAAGCGACGAACAGATGCGGCCGGCGTCGCTTCTGCCTTCGCCGGCTTCTTCAGCTTTCCTCAGTACTCCTCTTTCTtcagtggcggcggcggcggcaatgGCAACGACGATAACAGCGGTAAAAGGCACGGCATCAGCCACTCTGGTGCCTTTTACCGCAACACCGGCGAGATCGAGAACCAAACGGCCACTGCCAACATCGAGGTGACGATGCTGGAGAGCCATGCAAACCTCAAGCTGCTGTCGAGGCGGCGGCCCCGGCAGCTGCTCAGGCTGGTGGCGGGACTGCAGAGCTTGCGGCTCGTGCCGCTGCACCTCAACGTCACCTCCGTCGATCGCATCGTCATGTACTCCTTCAGTCTCAAG GTGGAAGACGACTGCCGGTGTACATCAGCGGACGAGATTGCAGAAGCAATCCACCGAATGCTAATCAGGATAGAGGAGGAGGCAAATCTGTAG
- the LOC103976697 gene encoding RING-H2 finger protein ATL52 isoform X1, whose protein sequence is MAVRPNRLLFPAPNASSLCGFMELCTPPPPPPSPPSSPGPPTTIRFHHSSLLPALPISAAFLIAAAVLVLVLAYFVFRRRHHRRTAAPDVPLAGGPLEEDGGGDGDEVIHHVWYIRTVGLDESTIRAISALAYKAADGVLGASASDCAVCLSEFREDELVRLLPKCGHAFHLGCIDTWLRSHVNCPLCRAPVVVSTSAASSGGTGTSTHSSSSSSSSSSSSSSFSSSSSSSAPSSHPEFTPDHVDPNNLSSAVADSEQINGGQSESAQGALEEEPEVERLELGAGNRTVVFPLTSSEQRVTVDIGEDGFQPIRRSISMDSFTCSSFIHGLESDEDLSNNRKKTSLEAQVWDDRTRRKQWNFSSGASLCKETERSLSSISGSFFLSRQGRARRSLLPL, encoded by the coding sequence ATGGCCGTCCGGCCTAATCGCCTCCTCTTTCCGGCGCCCAACGCCTCCTCCTTATGTGGATTCATGGAGTTGTGCACCCCTCCCCCGCCGCCACCCTCTCCTCCATCTTCCCCGGGCCCCCCGACCACCATCCGGTTCCACCACTCCTCCCTCCTCCCCGCCCTCCCCATCTCCGCCGCCTTCCTCATCGCCGCCGCCGTACTCGTTCTCGTCCTCGCCTACTTCGTCTTTCGCCGCCGACACCACCGCCGCACGGCAGCCCCCGACGTACCCCTCGCCGGTGGACCCCTTGAGGAGGACGGTGGCGGCGACGGCGACGAGGTGATCCACCATGTCTGGTACATCAGGACCGTTGGCCTCGACGAGTCAACCATCAGGGCCATCTCCGCGTTGGCCTACAAGGCCGCGGATGGCGTCCTCGGCGCCTCGGCCTCCGACTGCGCTGTCTGCCTCTCCGAGTTCCGCGAGGACGAGCTCGTTCGCCTCCTTCCCAAGTGCGGCCACGCCTTCCACCTCGGCTGTATCGACACTTGGCTTCGATCCCACGTCAATTGCCCCCTGTGCCGTGCGCCCGTCGTAGTCTCGACCTCCGCCGCCAGCAGTGGCGGCACTGGAACAAGTacccattcttcttcttcttcttcttcttcttcttcctcctcctcctccttctcctcctcctcctcctcctccgccccttCATCCCACCCTGAGTTTACCCCAGATCACGTGGACCCCAATAATCTCTCCTCGGCCGTAGCGGACAGCGAGCAGATCAATGGCGGGCAATCAGAATCTGCTCAAGGCGCCTTGGAAGAGGAACCGGAGGTCGAAAGATTGGAACTTGGAGCTGGAAACCGAACTGTGGTCTTCCCGCTCACGAGCTCTGAGCAGCGAGTGACTGTTGATATTGGGGAAGATGGGTTTCAGCCCATCCGGCGATCGATTTCTATGGATTCATTTACTTGTTCTTCTTTTATACATGGATTGGAGTCTGATGAGGATCTCAGCAATAACAGGAAGAAAACCTCCTTAGAAGCACAAGTGTGGGATGATAGAACCAGGAGAAAGCAATGGAATTTTTCCAGTGGCGCTTCTTTGTGCAAGGAAACAGAAAGATCTTTATCGAGCATTAGTGGGAGCTTCTTCTTGTCAAGACAAGGCCGAGCTCGGCGCTCCCTTCTGCCGCTGTAA
- the LOC135631901 gene encoding pyridoxine/pyridoxamine 5'-phosphate oxidase 1, chloroplastic-like isoform X2 encodes MLPRAKRRVMPSFLLLSSLLFTPTLSSSSAAAAVPIPFPNPLRRPLSVCPAYPFWGSRRGPGSICYASSPPSSPLARALSSTGSMEDQAVSYLTQREAAEIDEILMGPLGFSVDQLMELAGLSVAAAISEVYKSSEYRRVLAICGPGNNGGDGLVAARHLHHFGYEPYICYPKRTPKPLYNGLVTQLESLSISFISVDDLPQNLTENFDLIVDAMFGFSFHGQPRPPFDDLIQRLASLSRVDCGRKRSSAIVSVDIPSGWHVEEGDITGEGFEPDMLVSLTAPKLCAKKFVGPHNFLGGRFVPPSIISKYKLKLPQYPGTSMCVRIGKPPSVDIASLRENYISPELLEDQVLSHPVDQFHKWFDEAVAAGLREPNAMALSTSGHEGKPSSRIVLLKGADKQGFVWFTNYGSQKAKELSENPHASLLFYWNPLNRQVRVEGTVEKVSKEESETYFHSRPRGSQLGAIASKQSTTVIGRHVLDEAYKKLEEEYADGSLIPMPNLPLHYVKPC; translated from the exons ATGTTACCTCGGGCCAAACGCCGCGTTATGCCAtcctttctcctcctctcttcGCTCCTCTTCACTCCCACCCTATCCTCCTCCTCAGCTGCCGCCGCCGTCCCGATTCCTTTCCCCAATCCCCTTCGCCGCCCGTTGTCAGTTTGCCCCGCCTATCCTTTCTGGGGTTCGAGAAGAGGACCGGGGTCGATCTGCTACGCGTCATCTCCGCCCTCCTCGCCTCTCGCCCGCGCTCTCTCCTCCACGGGATCGATGGAGGACCAAGCCGTGTCATATCTTACCCAGCGAGAGGCGGCGGAGATCGATGAGATCCTCATGGGACCTCTGGGGTTCAGCGTCGATCAGCTGATG GAATTGGCGGGATTGAGCGTGGCCGCGGCTATATCGGAG GTCTATAAATCAAGTGAATATAGACGCGTCCTTGCTATCTGTGGTCCAGGAAATAATGGTGGTGATGGTCTTGTAGCTGCTCGTCATCTACATCATTTTGGATATGAACCCTATATATGTTATCCAAAGCGTACACCGAAGCCTCTCTATAATGGCCTTGTTACTCAG TTGGAATCACTATCGATTTCTTTCATTTCTGTTGATGACTTACCTCAGAACTTAACGGAAAATTTTGACCTCATTGTTGATGCGATGTTTGGATTTTCATTTCATG GTCAACCAAGGCCACCCTTTGATGATCTTATTCAGAGGCTTGCTTCTCTAAGTCGTGTTGACTGTGGACGCAAGAGATCATCAGCTATTGTTTCTGTTGATATTCCTTCCGGTTGGCATGTTGAGGAAGGAGATATCACTGGTGAAGGCTTTGAACCTGACATGCTG GTTTCATTAACTGCTCCAAAGCTCTGTGCTAAAAAATTTGTCGGCCCACATAACTTTCTTGGGGGCAGATTTGTTCCTCCATCTATCATCAGTAAGTACAAACTTAAGCTTCCTCAGTATCCAGGCACTTCAATGTGTGTGAGAATTGGAAAACCCCCATCTGTTGACATTGCATCACTGAGGGAGAACTATATTTCTCCTGAACTTCTTGAGGACCAGGTGCTGTCGCACCCTGTAGATCAG TTCCATAAATGGTTTGATGAAGCAGTTGCTGCTGGCTTGCGTGAGCCAAATGCTATGGCCTTGTCAACTTCTGGCCATGAAGGAAAACC TTCATCACGGATAGTCCTGCTAAAAGGAGCTGACAAACAGGGGTTTGTCTG GTTTACCAATTATGGGAGCCAAAAGGCCAAGGAATTGTCTGAAAATCCTCATGCTTCACTTCTTTTCTACTGGAATCCTCTTAATCGTCAG GTTAGAGTTGAAGGAACTGTTGAAAAGGTTTCTAAGGAGGAATCCGAGACATATTTCCATAGTCGCCCTCGAGGAAGTCAGCTTGGAGCAATAGCTAGCAAGCAG AGTACTACTGTAATCGGAAGGCATGTGCTTGATGAAGCGTACAAAAAACTAGAGGAAGAATATGCTGATGG AAGCTTGATCCCTATGCCTAACCTGCCTTTGCATTATGTAAAACCCTGTTAG
- the LOC135631901 gene encoding pyridoxine/pyridoxamine 5'-phosphate oxidase 1, chloroplastic-like isoform X1 translates to MLPRAKRRVMPSFLLLSSLLFTPTLSSSSAAAAVPIPFPNPLRRPLSVCPAYPFWGSRRGPGSICYASSPPSSPLARALSSTGSMEDQAVSYLTQREAAEIDEILMGPLGFSVDQLMELAGLSVAAAISEVYKSSEYRRVLAICGPGNNGGDGLVAARHLHHFGYEPYICYPKRTPKPLYNGLVTQLESLSISFISVDDLPQNLTENFDLIVDAMFGFSFHGQPRPPFDDLIQRLASLSRVDCGRKRSSAIVSVDIPSGWHVEEGDITGEGFEPDMLVSLTAPKLCAKKFVGPHNFLGGRFVPPSIISKYKLKLPQYPGTSMCVRIGKPPSVDIASLRENYISPELLEDQVLSHPVDQFHKWFDEAVAAGLREPNAMALSTSGHEGKPSSRIVLLKGADKQGFVWFTNYGSQKAKELSENPHASLLFYWNPLNRQVRVEGTVEKVSKEESETYFHSRPRGSQLGAIASKQSTTVIGRHVLDEAYKKLEEEYADGSLIPMPEYWGGYRLKPTKFEFWQGQPSRLHDRLRYSIRTVNGGEIWHIERLSP, encoded by the exons ATGTTACCTCGGGCCAAACGCCGCGTTATGCCAtcctttctcctcctctcttcGCTCCTCTTCACTCCCACCCTATCCTCCTCCTCAGCTGCCGCCGCCGTCCCGATTCCTTTCCCCAATCCCCTTCGCCGCCCGTTGTCAGTTTGCCCCGCCTATCCTTTCTGGGGTTCGAGAAGAGGACCGGGGTCGATCTGCTACGCGTCATCTCCGCCCTCCTCGCCTCTCGCCCGCGCTCTCTCCTCCACGGGATCGATGGAGGACCAAGCCGTGTCATATCTTACCCAGCGAGAGGCGGCGGAGATCGATGAGATCCTCATGGGACCTCTGGGGTTCAGCGTCGATCAGCTGATG GAATTGGCGGGATTGAGCGTGGCCGCGGCTATATCGGAG GTCTATAAATCAAGTGAATATAGACGCGTCCTTGCTATCTGTGGTCCAGGAAATAATGGTGGTGATGGTCTTGTAGCTGCTCGTCATCTACATCATTTTGGATATGAACCCTATATATGTTATCCAAAGCGTACACCGAAGCCTCTCTATAATGGCCTTGTTACTCAG TTGGAATCACTATCGATTTCTTTCATTTCTGTTGATGACTTACCTCAGAACTTAACGGAAAATTTTGACCTCATTGTTGATGCGATGTTTGGATTTTCATTTCATG GTCAACCAAGGCCACCCTTTGATGATCTTATTCAGAGGCTTGCTTCTCTAAGTCGTGTTGACTGTGGACGCAAGAGATCATCAGCTATTGTTTCTGTTGATATTCCTTCCGGTTGGCATGTTGAGGAAGGAGATATCACTGGTGAAGGCTTTGAACCTGACATGCTG GTTTCATTAACTGCTCCAAAGCTCTGTGCTAAAAAATTTGTCGGCCCACATAACTTTCTTGGGGGCAGATTTGTTCCTCCATCTATCATCAGTAAGTACAAACTTAAGCTTCCTCAGTATCCAGGCACTTCAATGTGTGTGAGAATTGGAAAACCCCCATCTGTTGACATTGCATCACTGAGGGAGAACTATATTTCTCCTGAACTTCTTGAGGACCAGGTGCTGTCGCACCCTGTAGATCAG TTCCATAAATGGTTTGATGAAGCAGTTGCTGCTGGCTTGCGTGAGCCAAATGCTATGGCCTTGTCAACTTCTGGCCATGAAGGAAAACC TTCATCACGGATAGTCCTGCTAAAAGGAGCTGACAAACAGGGGTTTGTCTG GTTTACCAATTATGGGAGCCAAAAGGCCAAGGAATTGTCTGAAAATCCTCATGCTTCACTTCTTTTCTACTGGAATCCTCTTAATCGTCAG GTTAGAGTTGAAGGAACTGTTGAAAAGGTTTCTAAGGAGGAATCCGAGACATATTTCCATAGTCGCCCTCGAGGAAGTCAGCTTGGAGCAATAGCTAGCAAGCAG AGTACTACTGTAATCGGAAGGCATGTGCTTGATGAAGCGTACAAAAAACTAGAGGAAGAATATGCTGATGG AAGCTTGATCCCTATGCCAGAGTACTGGGGAGGCTACAGACTGAAACCAACCAAGTTTGAATTTTGGCAAGGCCAGCCTTCTCGTCTTCATGATCG GCTTCGGTACTCAATCAGGACAGTAAACGGAGGCGAAATATGGCATATCGAAAGGTTGTCTCCATGA
- the LOC103976697 gene encoding RING-H2 finger protein ATL52 isoform X2 — MAVRPNRLLFPAPNASSLCGFMELCTPPPPPPSPPSSPGPPTTIRFHHSSLLPALPISAAFLIAAAVLVLVLAYFVFRRRHHRRTAAPDVPLAGGPLEEDGGGDGDEVIHHVWYIRTVGLDESTIRAISALAYKAADGVLGASASDCAVCLSEFREDELVRLLPKCGHAFHLGCIDTWLRSHVNCPLCRAPVVVSTSAASSGGTGTNHVDPNNLSSAVADSEQINGGQSESAQGALEEEPEVERLELGAGNRTVVFPLTSSEQRVTVDIGEDGFQPIRRSISMDSFTCSSFIHGLESDEDLSNNRKKTSLEAQVWDDRTRRKQWNFSSGASLCKETERSLSSISGSFFLSRQGRARRSLLPL, encoded by the exons ATGGCCGTCCGGCCTAATCGCCTCCTCTTTCCGGCGCCCAACGCCTCCTCCTTATGTGGATTCATGGAGTTGTGCACCCCTCCCCCGCCGCCACCCTCTCCTCCATCTTCCCCGGGCCCCCCGACCACCATCCGGTTCCACCACTCCTCCCTCCTCCCCGCCCTCCCCATCTCCGCCGCCTTCCTCATCGCCGCCGCCGTACTCGTTCTCGTCCTCGCCTACTTCGTCTTTCGCCGCCGACACCACCGCCGCACGGCAGCCCCCGACGTACCCCTCGCCGGTGGACCCCTTGAGGAGGACGGTGGCGGCGACGGCGACGAGGTGATCCACCATGTCTGGTACATCAGGACCGTTGGCCTCGACGAGTCAACCATCAGGGCCATCTCCGCGTTGGCCTACAAGGCCGCGGATGGCGTCCTCGGCGCCTCGGCCTCCGACTGCGCTGTCTGCCTCTCCGAGTTCCGCGAGGACGAGCTCGTTCGCCTCCTTCCCAAGTGCGGCCACGCCTTCCACCTCGGCTGTATCGACACTTGGCTTCGATCCCACGTCAATTGCCCCCTGTGCCGTGCGCCCGTCGTAGTCTCGACCTCCGCCGCCAGCAGTGGCGGCACTGGAACAA ATCACGTGGACCCCAATAATCTCTCCTCGGCCGTAGCGGACAGCGAGCAGATCAATGGCGGGCAATCAGAATCTGCTCAAGGCGCCTTGGAAGAGGAACCGGAGGTCGAAAGATTGGAACTTGGAGCTGGAAACCGAACTGTGGTCTTCCCGCTCACGAGCTCTGAGCAGCGAGTGACTGTTGATATTGGGGAAGATGGGTTTCAGCCCATCCGGCGATCGATTTCTATGGATTCATTTACTTGTTCTTCTTTTATACATGGATTGGAGTCTGATGAGGATCTCAGCAATAACAGGAAGAAAACCTCCTTAGAAGCACAAGTGTGGGATGATAGAACCAGGAGAAAGCAATGGAATTTTTCCAGTGGCGCTTCTTTGTGCAAGGAAACAGAAAGATCTTTATCGAGCATTAGTGGGAGCTTCTTCTTGTCAAGACAAGGCCGAGCTCGGCGCTCCCTTCTGCCGCTGTAA
- the LOC135631901 gene encoding pyridoxine/pyridoxamine 5'-phosphate oxidase 1, chloroplastic-like isoform X3, producing MLPRAKRRVMPSFLLLSSLLFTPTLSSSSAAAAVPIPFPNPLRRPLSVCPAYPFWGSRRGPGSICYASSPPSSPLARALSSTGSMEDQAVSYLTQREAAEIDEILMGPLGFSVDQLMELAGLSVAAAISEVYKSSEYRRVLAICGPGNNGGDGLVAARHLHHFGYEPYICYPKRTPKPLYNGLVTQLESLSISFISVDDLPQNLTENFDLIVDAMFGFSFHGQPRPPFDDLIQRLASLSRVDCGRKRSSAIVSVDIPSGWHVEEGDITGEGFEPDMLVSLTAPKLCAKKFVGPHNFLGGRFVPPSIISKYKLKLPQYPGTSMCVRIGKPPSVDIASLRENYISPELLEDQVLSHPVDQVRVEGTVEKVSKEESETYFHSRPRGSQLGAIASKQSTTVIGRHVLDEAYKKLEEEYADGSLIPMPEYWGGYRLKPTKFEFWQGQPSRLHDRLRYSIRTVNGGEIWHIERLSP from the exons ATGTTACCTCGGGCCAAACGCCGCGTTATGCCAtcctttctcctcctctcttcGCTCCTCTTCACTCCCACCCTATCCTCCTCCTCAGCTGCCGCCGCCGTCCCGATTCCTTTCCCCAATCCCCTTCGCCGCCCGTTGTCAGTTTGCCCCGCCTATCCTTTCTGGGGTTCGAGAAGAGGACCGGGGTCGATCTGCTACGCGTCATCTCCGCCCTCCTCGCCTCTCGCCCGCGCTCTCTCCTCCACGGGATCGATGGAGGACCAAGCCGTGTCATATCTTACCCAGCGAGAGGCGGCGGAGATCGATGAGATCCTCATGGGACCTCTGGGGTTCAGCGTCGATCAGCTGATG GAATTGGCGGGATTGAGCGTGGCCGCGGCTATATCGGAG GTCTATAAATCAAGTGAATATAGACGCGTCCTTGCTATCTGTGGTCCAGGAAATAATGGTGGTGATGGTCTTGTAGCTGCTCGTCATCTACATCATTTTGGATATGAACCCTATATATGTTATCCAAAGCGTACACCGAAGCCTCTCTATAATGGCCTTGTTACTCAG TTGGAATCACTATCGATTTCTTTCATTTCTGTTGATGACTTACCTCAGAACTTAACGGAAAATTTTGACCTCATTGTTGATGCGATGTTTGGATTTTCATTTCATG GTCAACCAAGGCCACCCTTTGATGATCTTATTCAGAGGCTTGCTTCTCTAAGTCGTGTTGACTGTGGACGCAAGAGATCATCAGCTATTGTTTCTGTTGATATTCCTTCCGGTTGGCATGTTGAGGAAGGAGATATCACTGGTGAAGGCTTTGAACCTGACATGCTG GTTTCATTAACTGCTCCAAAGCTCTGTGCTAAAAAATTTGTCGGCCCACATAACTTTCTTGGGGGCAGATTTGTTCCTCCATCTATCATCAGTAAGTACAAACTTAAGCTTCCTCAGTATCCAGGCACTTCAATGTGTGTGAGAATTGGAAAACCCCCATCTGTTGACATTGCATCACTGAGGGAGAACTATATTTCTCCTGAACTTCTTGAGGACCAGGTGCTGTCGCACCCTGTAGATCAG GTTAGAGTTGAAGGAACTGTTGAAAAGGTTTCTAAGGAGGAATCCGAGACATATTTCCATAGTCGCCCTCGAGGAAGTCAGCTTGGAGCAATAGCTAGCAAGCAG AGTACTACTGTAATCGGAAGGCATGTGCTTGATGAAGCGTACAAAAAACTAGAGGAAGAATATGCTGATGG AAGCTTGATCCCTATGCCAGAGTACTGGGGAGGCTACAGACTGAAACCAACCAAGTTTGAATTTTGGCAAGGCCAGCCTTCTCGTCTTCATGATCG GCTTCGGTACTCAATCAGGACAGTAAACGGAGGCGAAATATGGCATATCGAAAGGTTGTCTCCATGA